In a single window of the Trypanosoma brucei brucei TREU927 chromosome 6, complete sequence genome:
- a CDS encoding superoxide dismutase, putative, which produces MRLCRRLSYHAYVPKGASVQMGETFMPSNIATAVFRETEAAAARADKAKEETGFFSQPRLNYPVSSGIPALFSKDQFDMQYSLFHRDVVETLNRHTLGTPLEGHNLETVIRKTSFDATQAVAHTAASEHFNYCFFYKSLRPWGTAPPPRLREALQLQYGTNGSADAVDEVRRIVWVTAASHQERCGWVYLVWSGVHFDVVEFPHGSCPIASDLIPLLALNVHESAYILDYGTSGLKQYVENYFKACNWPLAERYYLMAIGQVV; this is translated from the coding sequence ATGCGTTTGTGCCGGCGCCTTAGTTATCATGCATACGTCCCAAAGGGCGCGTCTGTTCAGATGGGAGAGACTTTTATGCCTTCCAATATCGCAACCGCAGTTTTCCGTGAGACGGAGGCTGCTGCGGCCCGGGCTgacaaagcaaaagaggaaaccGGATTTTTCAGTCAACCACGATTAAACTACCCTGTTTCGAGCGGTATTCCTGCTCTTTTCTCCAAGGATCAGTTCGATATGCAATACTCCCTCTTTCATCGCGATGTTGTGGAAACACTCAACCGTCACACATTAGGCACACCACTTGAGGGACACAATCTCGAAACTGTGATACGGAAGACTTCTTTTGACGCTACACAAGCCGTAGCCCACACTGCGGCGTCGGAACACTTTAATTACTGCTTCTTCTACAAGTCTCTGCGCCCATGGGGTACTGCACCTCCACCGCGGTTACGTGAGGCACTACAGCTGCAGTACGGAACTAATGGTTCCGCCGATGCAGTGGATGAAGTCCGCCGAATTGTATGGGTAACAGCGGCTTCTCACCAAGAACGGTGTGGTTGGGTGTATTTGGTATGGTCCGGGGTGCATTTTGATGTGGTGGAGTTTCCTCACGGTTCATGTCCAATCGCTAGCGATCTTATTCCCCTTCTTGCACTGAATGTTCATGAGAGTGCCTACATTTTAGACTACGGGACTTCAGGGTTGAAACAATACGTTGAAAACTATTTTAAGGCATGTAACTGGCCTTTAGCGGAGCGGTATTATCTTATGGCTATTGGACAAGTCGTTTAA
- a CDS encoding chaperonin Hsp60, mitochondrial precursor, putative (similar to SP:Q37683: Chaperonin HSP60, mitochondrial precursor (Protein Cpn60) (groELprotein) (Heat shock protein 60). {Trypanosoma brucei brucei}), translating to MLYSTRRLASAAGKAIHFGGEARERMLNGIERIATAVGVTLGPKGRNVIIRQPSGEPKITKDGVTVAQSIEFNDQFEDVGARLIRQVAGKTNDIAGDGTTTATILAWSIFAEGYKCVATGANPMDLKRGIDIAVDVLLKSLSEQKRPVKDLQMLENVATISANGERSLGALIARVVQSVGVNGYIAVLSGNGSATEWMRYDGWSVEQGFVSSALVTNTTELKSSLESPFIFITAEKLESVHDVLRLLGAAKNSGKPLVLVAPQFSEAVLQTVIHNHVNNVVLCGIVCAPELSEEELHDLATCCQCRVEKVGSLGVVDDVTCLLGRAERWEQTMDSTVVAGVADAAPRVRLLQGRLERALTEDVKEKLRERISKLNRTFAVIRVGGRSTVEINESKDRVIDAVNAARNALAEGIVAGGGAALLHASKQLDVLMREDEDMEQDRRTGILIVRNAARLPMKRISENAGEEGAVTVETVAEYEDCCMGYDAQNDRYVDMFEVGIVDPVKVVNSCVVDAASVAGLMITTEASVCDFKEERRQRDSG from the coding sequence ATGCTTTATTCAACACGCCGTCTTGCTTCGGCTGCTGGCAAGGCAATTCATTTCGGTGGTGAGGCAAGAGAACGCATGCTAAATGGTATTGAGCGTATCGCTACTGCCGTTGGCGTAACGTTGGGCCCGAAGGGACGAAATGTCATTATTCGGCAGCCCTCAGGCGAGCCGAAGATAACCAAAGACGGTGTAACGGTTGCCCAATCCATTGAGTTCAATGATCAATTCGAGGATGTGGGCGCCCGACTTATTCGACAAGTGGCGGGAAAGACGAATGATATTGCGGGGGATGGTACCACAACCGCAACAATACTTGCATGGAGCATTTTTGCAGAGGGTTACAAATGTGTTGCGACGGGTGCCAACCCAATGGATCTGAAACGTGGCATAGATATTGCTGTCGATGTCCTCCTCAAGAGCTTAAGTGAACAGAAGCGCCCAGTAAAGGATTTGCAGATGCTTGAGAACGTGGCGACAATCAGCGCTAATGGTGAACGTTCTCTGGGAGCTTTGATTGCCAGAGTCGTGCAGTCGGTAGGGGTAAATGGTTACATTGCCGTGTTGAGTGGAAATGGCAGTGCAACTGAGTGGATGCGTTACGATGGTTGGAGCGTGGAGCAGGGGTTTGTTTCCAGCGCGTTGGTGACAAACACCACTGAACTTAAGAGTAGTCTCGAGAGccccttcattttcatcACTGCAGAAAAACTTGAAAGCGTTCATGATGTACTGCGCTTGCTCGGGGCCGCGAAGAATTCTGGTAAACCTCTTGTACTTGTCGCCCCGCAGTTTTCTGAAGCAGTGCTGCAAACCGTTATACACAATCACGTTAACAATGTGGTGTTGTGTGGAATTGTTTGCGCCCCTGAACTTTCAGAGGAGGAGCTCCACGATCTCGCCACATGTTGTCAATGCAGAGTGGAGAAGGTTGGCTCCCTTGGAGTTGTGGATGATGTCACCTGTTTGCTAGGACGCGCGGAACGATGGGAACAAACAATGGATAGCACCGTCGTTGCTGGAGTGGCTGACGCGGCACCGCGGGTGCGGTTGTTGCAGGGACGGCTGGAACGGGCCTTAACCGAGGATGTGAAGGAGAAGTTACGGGAGAGGATTTCCAAACTAAACCGCACGTTTGCCGTAATCCGCGTAGGTGGCCGATCCACCGTGGAGATCAATGAGTCGAAAGACCGTGTGATTGATGCCGTTAACGCAGCGCGGAATGCCCTTGCGGAGGGAATTGTTGCTGGCGGCGGCGCTGCCCTCCTTCACGCGTCAAAGCAGTTAGATGTACTCATGAGAGAGGATGAGGACATGGAGCAGGATCGGAGGACTGGGATATTAATCGTGCGCAACGCGGCGCGTCTTCCAATGAAACGCATCAGTGAGAATGCAGGTGAGGAGGGTGCTGTTACTGTTGAAACTGTTGCTGAGTATGAGGACTGCTGCATGGGCTATGATGCGCAGAATGACCGCTACGTGGATATGTTTGAAGTGGGTATTGTCGACCCCGTGAAGGTGGTGAACTCTTGCGTAGTGGATGCCGCCTCAGTAGCAGGGTTGATGATTACAACGGAAGCCAGCGTGTGTGATTTTAAGGAAGAGAGGCGTCAACGGGATAGTGGTTGA
- a CDS encoding hypothetical protein, conserved (similar to Trichohyalin. (Swiss-Prot:Q07283) {Homo sapiens}), whose product MSSLKGAPSLQRQPTKQFSFDVLDEFYEGEDAYVQSDFDGEEVESKKKEEKKKEKSKKKKKKKDKKEKKSKSKEEKSTNKKGGKDTKETISTASVSAASGTESGGKAKTSDDYDYTYDDDSFDKYSEDFDDEIPVAPPSASSSGGSDPPSSGRQPARKELFSEEAAKAAKEQYEQQMRQMQEEQERREKALQRQQEELRAQMEEFKRLQEEKQREMEIEARAMRNTVGGAPAIGFPTGATGMEAKTGLPQEEQPVANIESQRRRQRERERAVHLRRLEQEEAARTLFQRLAQDVREVFHELNLSVVAAERERLLKDERYRKEREVRDRREELERREWLQKEVKEREERFWAAMEDREERFRTLIDAKIAKDDEEREARRKRDLEDREERAKNERELRDEITRMESQRRDREDAGIRERDQKFLQTQLDDMKRRYENQLEEARRQLELARAHSEEMHRTELAAMEKRYAESSAHSDRLHMQHVESFEAHTKNAAELQKIVEVLHKDMEKATQMNEAVTDERLEVLRQKERLINEQKALVDSVLEEIKYTKGEMEKERARIASLYAKFDIGLSNFTREAAEERRRCQESQAHYETLREQLEKDRRLMLHEVSQERKLFEQQYEEFMAKKLHAMAELQEERMAISRERTEAAMLRERRNNDEAELLKSLRAQEEAYAAKVDAMEEDRVAIGEMRREQKRLCDEIAAEREALRQERKSFEEEKVELLRRFEDLQRYAMESSATNERLRKEVARQSAEVVVREPPAKRIEPHVDPSELNSATSRLQMDLSRQRAMLQRISHT is encoded by the coding sequence ATGTCGTCACTAAAAGGGGCGCCGAGTCTTCAGAGACAACCGACCAAACAGTTTTCGTTTGACGTGTTAGACGAGTTCTATGAGGGTGAGGATGCCTACGTCCAGTCTGACTTTGATGGAGAGGAAGTGGagagcaaaaagaaggaggaaaaaaagaaggaaaagagcaagaagaaaaagaagaaaaaagataaaaaggaaaagaaatcaaaatccaaagaggagaaaagcacaaataagaagggagggaaggacacaaaggaaacaatCAGCACCGCATCGGTGAGCGCTGCTAGTGGAACCGAAAGTGGAGGAAAAGCTAAAACCTCCGATGATTACGACTACACGTATGATGATGATTCATTTGATAAGTACTCAGAGGATTTTGACGATGAAATACCCGTTGCGCCGCCTTCGGCATCCAGTAGTGGAGGAAGCGATCCACCAAGCTCAGGAAGGCAACCTGCACGCAAGGAACTCTTCTCGGAGGAGGCGGCTAAGGCTGCAAAGGAACAATACGAACAACAGATGCGGCAGATGCAAGAGGAGCAAGAGCGGAGGGAAAAGGCCctgcaacggcaacaggAGGAACTGCGGGCGCAAATGGAGGAGTTCAAGCGGTtgcaagaagagaaacaaagagaaatggAGATAGAAGCGCGGGCTATGAGGAACACCGTAGGGGGCGCACCTGCAATTGGATTTCCTACCGGTGCAACCGGGATGGAAGCGAAAACGGGCCTGCCGCAAGAGGAGCAGCCAGTCGCGAATATTGAGAGCCAGCGCCGCCGACAGCGTGAAAGGGAACGTGCAGTACACCTTCGGCGGCTGGAGCAGGAGGAAGCAGCACGAACTCTTTTTCAACGCCTCGCGCAGGATGTTCGTGAAGTGTTCCACGAGCTCAACTTGTCTGTTGTTGCAGCAGAGAGGGAACGGCTCTTAAAAGATGAGCGATATCGCAAGGAGCGTGAGGTGCGGGACCGTCGTGAGGAATTGGAACGACGGGAATGGCTACAGAAAGAAGTAAAGGAACGCGAGGAGCGTTTTTGGGCTGCAATGGAGGACCGTGAGGAACGATTTCGGACGTTAATTGATGCGAAGATCGCGAAGGATGATGAGGAGCGTGAAGCTCGTCGAAAACGTGATCTGGAGGATCGTGAGGAGCGAGCCAAGAACGAGAGGGAGTTGCGCGACGAGATAACCCGCATGGAAAGTCAGCGACGTGATCGCGAAGATGCAGGCATTCGCGAACGGGATCAGAAGTTTTTGCAAACACAACTTGACGACATGAAACGGAGATATGAAAACCAGTTGGAGGAAGCGCGGCGTCAGTTGGAGCTTGCTCGTGCGCACTCCGAAGAGATGCATCGTACGGAGCTTGCGGCGATGGAGAAGCGGTATGCTGAATCGTCAGCACACAGTGATAGATTGCATATGCAGCACGTAGAATCTTTTGAAGCACATACAAAGAACGCCGCCGAGTTGCAAAAGATAGTTGAAGTGCTGCACAAGGATATGGAGAAAGCAACGCAGATGAATGAGGCTGTCACCGATGAGCGACTTGAGGTACTCCGACAAAAAGAACGACTCATTAATGAGCAGAAGGCACTAGTGGACTCTGTGCTTGAAGAGATCAAATAtacgaaaggggaaatggagaaggagcgGGCTCGtattgcctcgttgtatGCAAAGTTTGACATTGGGTTGTCCAACTTCACAAGAGAAGCTGCAGAGGAGCGCCGCCGTTGCCAGGAGTCTCAAGCACACTATGAAACGTTGCGAGAGCAGCTTGAGAAGGACAGGAGGTTAATGCTCCACGAGGTATCGCAGGAGCGAAAACTCTTTGAACAACAGTATGAGGAGTTCATGGCAAAAAAACTGCATGCCATGGCTGAGTTACAGGAAGAACGAATGGCAATTTCTCGTGAGCGGACCGAAGCCGCAATGCTTCGAGAACGGCGGAACAATGATGAAGCGGAATTACTCAAATCCTTACGCGCTCAAGAGGAAGCATACGCAGCAAAAGTGGATGCGATGGAGGAGGATCGTGTTGCCATTGGTGAAATGCGCCGCGAACAAAAGCGGTTGTGTGACGAAATCGCTGCAGAGCGCGAGGCACTTCGGCAAGAGCGTAAATcttttgaagaagaaaaggttgAACTCCTGCGACGATTTGAGGATCTTCAACGGTACGCCATGGAGTCTAGCGCGACTAATGAGCGTCTGCGGAAGGAAGTGGCGAGGCAAAGCGCCGAGGTGGTGGTCCGTGAGCCCCCGGCAAAACGTATAGAACCGCATGTGGATCCATCGGAATTGAATAGCGCAACTTCACGACTGCAGATGGATCTTTCTAGACAGCGAGCCATGTTGCAACGCATTTCTCACACTTGA
- a CDS encoding GTPase activating protein, putative, whose amino-acid sequence MCCSIQTCVFKYLHVIFHVQVFDVFFFTGLSQVRVYISISIFLKVLFPPCLTEERRFRHFVQGKKKEGREEEGGREGNMSGFPPPSLVSGDDESDAKGNRSMLRSVESTEAACAAVVAGPVVDISNATLMCRRGVHDRIRRTYWKLMIGLFPHDVTGWEAIESKKASEYKELVRLICTLDENNNVVICENSNREIDIDIPRTMPTMHFFNLERDFTVIEGIPTTFSPMQQCLRRILHTFAGVNKGFGYVQGMNELVGHLLFAFTCGEPSAVDETVEADVFFFFQRMLSHLGDDFCRTLDFDKNTGVMSTIRNFERIVQFVDPELWDHLETNEIRSEFYAFRWLTLLFTQEFNVPDVFRIWDFIFSFGEDICGVVIYIAAAMLVYKRDDILALDHLGTILPFLQSYPSCDVVEFLDIASTWVMRFGFQPIAWLKSGSREDANKLRERYKFSGAGGPSWKENLTGWVSSMWKS is encoded by the coding sequence ATGTGCTGCTCCATTCAAACATGTGTTTTTAAATATCTGCATGTAATATTCCATGTGCAAGTATTTGatgtctttttcttcactggCTTGTCGCAAGTAAGGGTATATATCAGTATTAGTATCTTTTTAAAagtccttttccctccctgtTTAACAGAGGAAAGGAGGTTTCGGCACTTCGtgcaagggaaaaaaaaagaagggagagaagaggagggggggagggaggggaacaTGTCTGGCTTCCCGCCTCCGTCTCTGGTTAGCGGTGACGATGAGAGTGACGCGAAAGGAAACAGATCGATGCTGCGCTCCGTGGAATCAACCGAAGCCGCATGTGCTGCCGTTGTAGCAGGTCCTGTTGTTGACATTTCAAATGCCACTCTCATGTGCCGACGTGGTGTTCATGACAGGATCCGTCGAACTTACTGGAAGTTGATGATTGGACTTTTTCCACATGATGTAACTGGGTGGGAAGCGATTGAGAGTAAGAAGGCGAGTGAGTATAAGGAGCTTGTGCGTCTTATATGCACGCTAGACGAAAATAATAACGTCGTTATCTGTGAGAATAGTAACCGTGAAATTGATATTGACATCCCGCGCACAATGCCCACTATGCATTTTTTCAATTTGGAGCGTGACTTCACGGTGATAGAGGGCATCCCCACAACCTTTTCCCCAATGCAGCAATGTCTGCGTCGCATCCTTCACACCTTCGCTGGGGTTAATAAAGGGTTTGGCTACGTACAAGGCATGAATGAGCTCGTGGGCCACTTGCTCTTTGCCTTCACGTGTGGTGAACCTTCTGCCGTTGACGAAACTGTGGAGGCGGacgtgttctttttcttccagaGAATGCTCTCACACCTAGGGGATGATTTCTGTCGTACTCTTGACTTTGACAAGAACACGGGAGTTATGAGTACCATTAGAAATTTTGAGCGCATCGTCCAGTTTGTAGACCCAGAACTTTGGGATCACCTGGAGACCAACGAAATACGCTCCGAGTTTTATGCATTTCGTTGGTTAACCCTGCTGTTCACTCAGGAGTTTAATGTTCCCGATGTGTTTAGGATATgggattttattttttcttttggggaAGATATATGTGGCGTAGTTATTTACATTGCCGCTGCCATGTTGGTGTATAAGCGGGATGATATACTGGCGTTGGACCATTTAGGCACTATTCTTCCATTCTTGCAATCATATCCCTCGTGCGACGTCGTCGAGTTTCTAGACATCGCATCGACTTGGGTGATGCGGTTTGGATTTCAACCAATCGCGTGGTTAAAGTCGGGGAGTCGTGAGGATGCAAACAAATTGCGTGAACGCTACAAATTTAGCGGTGCTGGTGGCCCGTCTTGGAAGGAAAATTTGACAGGTTGGGTCTCTTCTATGTGGAAATCGTAG